In one Helicobacter sp. 12S02232-10 genomic region, the following are encoded:
- a CDS encoding autotransporter outer membrane beta-barrel domain-containing protein, whose amino-acid sequence MKKLLAPLCLILPLFSEEWGDRMPSEEILNSGEIKTIKVSGESGTDGKNYFYNYRNFTYSTNGLGTSELIILPKTTLGSFYNKGHIYIDQNSKLSMNFTNSILILQDYGSYTIQKNAGLEMSGQEFTIYAGTFLNKGITTLNISGSVNNNFTSGTKGIINEGGSLTINAEIFHNGRTDIGEGSYGVFETTENGVSIINVNTEFNNLSYIYRILDGEVKNKKNADAISILKASSQGTLSINGGDVYNGGHIQYSGGSGSKSYYSGAGYIIADNGTINIEKNLISKGAGEKLSAQNASEAVYSKISAINKGVINIKGNFTNGIYSNVVVSEGGSINVGGSFQSGKNTNIIFGGDSLKGYGNISANNADISGANLVFYKGDVKTDTTYVFLETKNTLNYDASILGIQNTIAQDGSENLFYQAFIENDGNRLKITFQDKTGNQSVSEIISQNTELNQNERIIIDAIDTQKPINTFDIRNLSATQIKETAKNIEKGFSNFANNKNMSIRTGFNTAKTLIFNRMIKVQSLIAQNQPLPRYAANTINPYGYQSDQVARPYYLTYPSRKTLKTNALYASILGAYQKNTAGSGYDYGFNAGYDKTFNKNLFLGFYANYLLGDSKLDSVDIRTQSLQIGTYARLNTSFLETDIIFSYINARNNAVKEITIASDTYSNHSRYNTQAFNLLIQAGPKIVFGTNIIKPYIGINAVYEHNNQLKEKDELFASEYFFKNNLYVGAIAGIEYRKYSNGGYFFIQPSIEYTFYSNLKATQIIFLNNTLVIPTPAKENFASLLVGGEFPLNSRFLVNINASLKASNQKTLIAAGSASLKFIF is encoded by the coding sequence ATGAAAAAACTACTTGCTCCTCTTTGTCTTATCTTGCCACTTTTTTCCGAAGAATGGGGAGATCGTATGCCTTCTGAAGAAATCTTAAATTCGGGCGAAATAAAAACCATTAAAGTCAGTGGAGAAAGCGGTACAGATGGCAAGAACTATTTCTATAATTACAGAAATTTCACCTATTCTACAAATGGTCTAGGAACTTCTGAACTCATTATACTCCCTAAAACGACTCTAGGTTCTTTTTATAATAAAGGACATATCTATATTGATCAAAACTCCAAACTTTCAATGAATTTTACAAACTCGATTTTGATACTACAAGATTATGGTTCTTATACGATACAAAAAAATGCCGGACTTGAAATGTCAGGACAGGAATTTACCATTTATGCAGGAACATTTCTAAATAAGGGCATCACAACACTAAACATCAGTGGTTCTGTCAATAATAACTTTACATCAGGCACAAAAGGCATTATCAATGAAGGCGGATCTCTCACCATTAACGCCGAAATCTTTCATAACGGAAGAACAGACATCGGGGAAGGCTCTTATGGAGTCTTTGAAACGACTGAAAACGGGGTAAGCATCATCAATGTAAATACGGAATTTAATAATCTCAGCTATATCTATCGAATATTAGATGGAGAAGTTAAGAATAAAAAAAATGCCGATGCTATTTCAATCCTGAAAGCTTCCTCTCAAGGAACCCTTTCTATCAATGGAGGAGATGTTTATAACGGAGGACACATTCAATACTCTGGCGGTTCAGGCTCCAAATCTTATTATTCTGGTGCAGGTTACATCATTGCTGATAATGGAACTATCAATATTGAAAAAAATCTTATTTCTAAAGGAGCAGGAGAAAAACTCAGTGCGCAAAATGCTTCTGAAGCGGTCTATTCAAAAATATCTGCCATAAACAAAGGAGTTATTAATATCAAAGGGAATTTCACCAATGGTATTTATAGCAATGTTGTTGTAAGCGAAGGTGGCAGTATTAATGTGGGCGGAAGTTTTCAAAGCGGAAAAAATACCAATATTATTTTTGGTGGAGATTCTTTAAAAGGTTATGGAAATATCAGTGCAAATAATGCTGATATCAGCGGTGCAAATTTGGTTTTTTATAAAGGAGATGTAAAAACTGATACCACCTATGTATTTTTGGAAACTAAAAATACGCTCAATTATGATGCTTCAATTCTAGGCATACAAAACACAATTGCTCAAGATGGGAGTGAAAATCTATTTTATCAAGCTTTCATTGAAAATGATGGGAATCGTTTAAAAATTACCTTTCAAGACAAAACAGGGAATCAAAGTGTTTCTGAAATCATCTCCCAAAATACCGAACTTAATCAAAATGAACGTATCATTATCGATGCAATCGACACACAAAAACCCATAAATACATTTGATATTAGGAATTTAAGTGCGACCCAAATCAAAGAGACTGCCAAAAATATTGAAAAAGGATTCAGTAACTTTGCAAACAATAAAAATATGTCAATAAGAACTGGGTTTAATACCGCAAAAACCTTAATATTCAACCGAATGATCAAGGTTCAATCTTTAATCGCCCAAAACCAACCATTGCCAAGATATGCTGCCAACACAATTAATCCTTATGGCTATCAATCCGATCAGGTCGCACGTCCTTATTATCTGACCTACCCCTCAAGAAAAACACTCAAGACTAACGCATTATATGCAAGTATATTGGGAGCATACCAAAAAAACACTGCAGGATCAGGCTATGATTATGGTTTTAATGCCGGATATGACAAGACTTTCAACAAAAATCTATTTTTGGGTTTTTATGCAAACTATCTCTTAGGGGACTCAAAACTTGACTCTGTAGATATTCGTACCCAATCCCTCCAGATAGGAACTTATGCACGTCTGAATACATCGTTTTTAGAAACTGATATTATTTTTAGTTACATCAATGCTAGAAATAATGCGGTTAAAGAAATTACGATTGCTTCTGATACCTATTCTAATCATTCTCGATACAATACCCAAGCTTTCAATCTATTGATTCAAGCAGGTCCTAAAATTGTCTTTGGAACCAATATTATCAAGCCTTATATTGGAATAAATGCTGTTTATGAACACAATAACCAGCTCAAAGAAAAAGATGAATTATTTGCAAGCGAATATTTTTTCAAAAATAATCTTTATGTAGGGGCAATAGCAGGAATTGAGTATCGAAAATATTCGAATGGAGGCTACTTTTTTATCCAACCCTCAATAGAATATACTTTTTACAGCAATCTTAAAGCCACACAAATCATTTTTTTAAACAATACTCTAGTCATCCCAACACCGGCGAAAGAAAATTTCGCCTCCTTACTTGTAGGAGGAGAATTTCCTCTTAATAGCAGATTCTTAGTTAATATCAACGCCTCACTAAAGGCTTCAAATCAAAAAACTTTAATCGCTGCAGGAAGCGCATCTTTAAAGTTTATATTCTAA